In the genome of Streptomyces sp. P3, the window GGGCGCGGAGGGCAAGACGGTCGTCGTCCGCCGCATCGGCGAGCCGATCCAGACGGACGCGCAGCTGATGTACACGCTGCGCCGCGCGGGCGTGCAGCCCGGCTCGGTCGTGAGTGTGACGGAGTCGGCGGGCGGGGTGCTGGTCGGCAGCGGCGGCGAGGCGGCCGAGCTGCAGGCGGAGGTCGCGTCCCACGTGTTCGTCGCCAAGCGCTGAGCCGACGCCGCGGTCACCGGGGCGGCCGGTGATCGTCGCGGAAACGGTGAGCTTTGGCCAACTCCCGAGATGCGTGGGGCAGTTGTGGCGTGGCATCGATCTCACCGAATCGGGGATCGCCTGTGTCGAATCGCAGCGCTCCGCCGCATCCCGTGCCAGGCTGTCGCGTGAGGCATATGACCTGAGGGGGCGGGACGATGTGCCACGGAGCAGCGGAGAGCCCCGGCGCCGTACGGCGCCGGGGCCTGTCCTCCCCTGTGCTGACCCGGAGCCCCGAGCTCCCAGGGTCATTCCCCTCGGACCGTTTTCCCCGAGCGGTCCGCCTCCCGGTGAGAATCTCCCCGCGGTGGCGGGGATCATTCCCGGAGAATGGTCACTCGAACGAGCGGTGTTGTGCGCGGAGAGTGCAATTCTCGAAAGGGCATTCGATAGCCTGAGGTGATTGAAGGCAGTACGAAGGCATCGGCAGCGCATCGGTACGACGGGTAGGGGGGTGCCAGGACCTATGGCGCGACGCATCGACGTGACCGGGGCGGGCGGCGTACGTCTGGCGGCTTGGGAGTTCGGCGACCCGCCCAAGGGGATCCCGTCGCAGTCCACCGGCGGGCGGGAGGAGCGGGCCGAGTCCGAGCAGGCCTCCGGCGTGCTGTTACTGCACGGCCTGATGGGCCGCGCCTCGCACTGGGCGTCCACCGCCCGCTGGCTCTCCGAGCGGCACCGCGCGGTCGCCCTGGACCAGCGCGGCCACGGGCAGAGCGAGAAGCCGCCGCAGGCCGCCTTCACCCGCGAGGCCTACGTCGAGGACGCGGAGGCGGCCCTCGAGCAGCTCGGACTCGCCCCGGCCGTCCTCGTCGGGCACGCCATGGGAGCGCTCACCGGATGGCAGCTCGCCGCCAAGCGCCCGGATCTGGTGCGCGGCCTGGTCGTCTGCGACATGCGGGCCTCCGCGCTCGGCGCGGCCTCACAGCGCGAGTGGGGCGACTGGTTCAACTCCTGGCCCGTCCCCTTCGCCACGCTCGCCGACGTCCGCAAGTGGTTCGGCGAGGACGACCCCTGGGTGGAGCGCCCGAACCCCTCCAGGGGCGAGTTCTACGCCGAGGTGATGCAGGAGTCGTCCGACGGCTGGCGACCTGTCTTCGAGCCCGAGCAGATGCTCAAGTCCCGCGAGACCTGGGTGTACGACGCGCACTGGGAGGAGCTGACGCAGGTCCGCTGCCCGGTGCTCGTCGTCCGCGGCCTCGACGGCGAGCTCGGCCGGGCCGAGGCACAGGAGATGGTCCGGGTGCTGCCCCGCGGCGAGTACGCCGAGGTGCCCGACGCGGGGCACCTGGTCCACTACGACCAGCCGGAGGGGTGGCGGGCGGCCATCGAACCGTTCCTGGACGCCGTGCTCGCCGAGTCGGCCTGACGCGCGCCACGGCCGCATCCGCGCCGGTCGGCGCGCGCCAGGGCCGCTCCCATGCCGGTCGGGGTGTGCCAGGGCTGCTCTCGCGCCGGTTGGCGCGCGGCCACGGCCGCTCCCGTGCCGGTCGGCGCGCGCCAGGGCTGCTCCCGTGCCGGTCGGCGTGCGGCCACGGCCGCTCCCGTGCCGGTCGGGGTGTGCCAGGGCTGCTCCCGTGCCGGTCGGGGTGTGCCACGGCCGCTCCCGTGCCGGTCGGCGTGCGCCACGGCCGCTCCCGCGCGCCGCCGCCGGCGCGTACGGGGAAGGCCGGCGGAGCGGGGCTCGGCGTCGTCAGCCCTTGCTCACCGCCGTCAGGATCTCCGGCAGGCGGGACGCGGTGCGCGGCGCCGCCAGCCGCAGGCCCAGCAGGGTGACGGCCGTGCCGTAGACCGTGCCGCCCGGCAGCAGCAGCCAGGTCCACGCGTCGCCGCCCTCGGTGACGTGCAGCCAGATCGTCACCGCGATGACGGGCGCGCACAGCAGGGCGGCCGAGACCATCCCGCCGAAAATCGCGATCCAGGCGAGACCGGCCTGGCCGGGGGCGACGTTCTTGTGGCCCTCCTGAGGGATCGAGTAGGGGAAGCGCGCCGAGGTCCAGGCACCCGTCGCCAGCATCGCGCCGAGCAGCGCGAAGGACAGGCCGAGCGCCTCGGGGAGCTTCGGCCAGTCACCGAGCATCGCCGTGGTCAGCACGGTCACCAGCGTCGCGTAGGGCAGAGTGATCGTCAGCAGGGCCAACGCCCGCGCGCGCAGCTCGTCGTAGGCGTCCCGGCGCGAGGAAATGGTCATCGCGACCATCCAGAACGCCGAGGTGTCCTGCCCGAACTGGTTGTACATCTGGATGCCGAGCATCCCGGCGGCGAAGCAGGCGAAGTAGATCGAGCCGGTGCCCTGCAACGCGTTGAAGACGGGCACGATCAGCCCGATCGCCAGCGAGGTCACCCACGCGGCCTTCGTCTTCGGGTCGCGCCAGATGTAGCGCAGGGTGCGCTCCATCACCGTGCCCGTGCGCCCGCCGGGCAGCAGCCGCACCAGCCCCGCCGAGTTCCGCCGCTCGCGTGCGGCCGGCTCGGCGGCCTGCAGGGTGGAGCCGTCGGGCGCGGTCATCAGCCGTGTCAGGCTGCGCGACCACCCCGCCACCAGCAGCACCAGCGCCGCGACGCTGACGGCCAGCTGTGCGGCGGCGACCCCGTACGCGCCCTCGCTCACCGAGTCGACCGCGCCGAGCGCCGAGGCGGGCGGCAGCCACCGCAGCACGTCCCCGACGGGTTCCAGCTGCCCCAGCCCGGACGTGCCGAGCCGCTGCGCCCCGAAGTTGACGGCCTGCGCCCCGATCGCGATGACGAGACCGCTCAGCACCGCCAGATCGCGGCCCTTGCGGCTGCTCAGCAACCGGATGTTGGCGGCGGCCACGGCCCGCGCGAACGCCACGCACACCAGCAGCGCCAGCGCGACGGCGAGCACCCCGACCGCCCAGGCGGCCGCCCCGTGCGCCACGGAGATCGCCGACCCCACCAGCAGCAGCAGGGTGAACAGCGGTCCGATGCCCACCAGTGAGGCGGCCAGCAGCGCCCGCACGAGCGGCCGGGGCCGCAGCGGCAGCATCACCAGCCGGGTCGGGTCCAGGGTCTCGTCGCCGCTGGGGAAGAACAGCGGCATCACCGCCCACCCCAGCCCCAGCACCGCCACCAGCAGCACGACCAGGGAGACGGCGTGGTCGTGCCCCCGCAGCGCGATCAGCCCGAGCAGCTGCAACGCGGCGAACAGCAGGGTGACGACGGCGGAGGCGACGTACGCGGCCCGCCGACCGCCCGACTGCCGCAGGCCGTTGCGCAGCAACGACAGCTTCAGCCGGACGACGGTGACGACGAGGTCCGCAGCGGACGCGGCCGGGGGCGAGGCGGCCGCGCGGGAGGCCGGCGCGGGGGAGGGCGGTGCGGGGGTCAGGTCGCTCACCGGCCCGCCCCGCCGCCCAGCCAGTCGAGGTCGGAGCCGGTGTCCCGGCCCTGCGCCCCGACGAGTTCGAGGAACGCCCGCTGCAGCGAGGGCGCCGACCCGCGCACCTCCTCCAGCGTCCCGTGCGCCCGGATCCGCCCGGCCGCCATCACCGCCACCCAGTCGCACAGCGACTCCACGAGTTCCATGACGTGCGAGGAGAAGACGACCGTCGCCCCGGACGCCGTGTACCGCTCCAGCACGCCCCGGATGATCTGCGCGGAGACCGGATCGACGCCTTCGAACGGCTCGTCGAGGAAGAGCACTTCGGGGTTGTGGAGCAGCGCCGCGGCGAGGCCGATCTTCTTGCGCATGCCGGTCGAGTAGTCGACCACGAGCTTGTGCTGGGCGCCGGCCAGATCGAGGACGTCGAGCAGTTGGGCGGCCCGCTTGTCGACCTCTGCACCGGGCAGCCCCCGCAAGCGCCCGCTGTAGCCGAGCAGTTCACGTCCCGACAGCCGCTCGAACAGCCGCAGACCCTCGGGCAGCACCCCGATCCGGGCCTTCACCTCGACCGGGTCCCGCCACACGTCGTGCCCGACGATCTCGACGGACCCCTGGTCGGGCCGCAGCAGCCCGGTCACCATGGACAGCGTCGTCGTCTTCCCCGCCCCGTTGGGGCCGACGAGGCCGATGAACTTCCCCGAGGGCAGGTCGAGATCGATCCCGGCGACGGCGACTTGCTGGCCGAACCGCTTCCAGAGGTTACGCACGCGTACGGACGTCATGCCCCGAACCCTACGGCGGGCGGCGGCGGACGGGGTGGGCAGGAGACCGCGGGCTACCGGTCCCGTCCGCAGGCGTAGGCGAGCGGCGAGATCAGCTCCTCCGCGTCCGGCAGCCAGCGGTTCGCGGCGGTCGGACGGCAGGCCCACTGCACGGCCCCGCGGGACCCGAACCGGGTGGGCGGCGCGGCCACGTACATGCCCTCGCCGAGCGTCACCAGATCGAGGGCGGCCGGCGACCAGCCCAGCTTGCGCACCAGGTCCGGCACCTTCGCCGAGGCGCCCGGCAGCACGAAGAACCGCATCCGGCGATCCGGCGTCAACGTGACCGGACCGAGCGTCAGCTCCATCCGCTCCATCCGCGCCAGCGCGAGAAACCCGGCCGTCTCCGGCACGGAGATCGCGTCGAACGTCCGCCCGGTCGGCAGCAGGATCGAGGCGGTCGGCTGTTGCTGCCACATCCGCCGCGCGACGGTCGCGCTGCCGGTGGCCTGCGTCGCCCAGTCGGGCCGAGCGGGGTGCGCGCCCGGAACCTCGCAGGCCGCTTCGCCGCAGGAGCAGCGCTGCATCCCGCCGACGGCTTCCAGCCAGGTGCCCGGGAACACGTCCCAGTGACGTTCCTCGGCATAGCGAACAGCGGCCTCGAGCAGCGATTCCCCGCGCTGCTTCGGGATTTGAGTGGCGTCGGCGTCCGCCATGGTCTCTTCCACGATGAACACAACTCTAGCGGTCACCAGGGGTTACGCCTGCCACGAATGCGCGGGGGAGGAGCATCGATTCCGCGTCCGGGGCGCATGGGTGCATGGGCGGGGGCGCGCGGGAGGAACGGGCGCGGGAACGGGTAACCAGGGTGAGGGGGGCGGGCTTCCGTCGATAACCCGGCATTTCCCGTATTGCTCGGTAAACATCAGCAATCCGCTCATGCCTCGCATTTTCGGTGCGACCGTGGGGCATCGATCTTCTCGGCCGGAACTTTTCGGTGGAAGACACGTCAACTCGGTGTGTGGGCAGGCACCCGCCGCCCCGGTCACCGCAGCCACAGGGGGTAGTGCCCATGGCCGCAAGGCCGCTAGTCGCGCGGCAGCCGAACGAACGGCTGCAGGCGCTCATCCAGGAGGCGGGGTGCTCGAACGCCGGGCTCGCCCGCCGCGTCAACATGTGCGGCGCCGAACACGGCCTCGACCTGCGCTACGACAAGACGTCCGTGGCGCGCTGGCTGCGCGGACAGCAGCCGCGGGGGCGCGCCCCGGCGATCATCGCGGAGGCGCTGGGCCGCAAGCTCGGCCGTACGGTCACGATCGACGAGATCGGCATGGCCAACGGCAAGAACCTCGCCTCGGGCGTGGGTCTCCAGTTCTCGCCGACGGTGTTGGGGGCCATCGAGCAGGTCTGCGAGCTGTGGCGCAGCGACGTGGGCCGGCGGGACTTCCTGTCCGGCTCGTCGGTGGCCGCCTCGGCGCTGGTCGAGCCGAGCCGTGACTGGCTCATCTCGTCGCCCGACGCACAGGTCGCGCGGTCCGCGGGGCCCCGGGTGGGGCTGTCCGACGTGGCGGCCGTCAAGGCCATGACGCAGGCGCTGGTCGACCTCGACCACCAGTACGGCAGCGGTCATGTGCGCCCGGTCGTCGTGCACTACCTCAACAGCGTCGTCTCGGGCCTCCTGGCCGGCTCCTACCGGGAGGCCGTGGGCCGTGAACTCTTCGCCGCCGTCGCGAGGCTGACGGAGCTCGCCGGGTACATGGCCGTCGACACCGGCCAGCCCGGCCTCGCCCAGCGCTACTACATCCAGGCCCTGCGGCTGGCCCAGGCGGCGGACGACCGGGGGTACGGCGGATACGTGCTGGCCGCCTCCATGAGCCATCTCGCGGCACAGCTCGGGAACCCGCGCGAGATCGCGCAGTTGGCGCGCGCCGCGCAGGAGGGCGCCCGGGGTCGGGTGACTCCGCGCGCGGAGGCGATGTTCCTCGCCGCGGAGGCGCGCGGACACGCCCTGCTGGGCGACGCCCGGAGCACACAGACGGCGGCCGGGCGGGCGGTGTCCGCGCTGGACGCCGCCGACCCGTCCGCCGGGGACGACCCGGCGTGGATCGCGCACTTCGACGAGGCCTATCTCGCCGACGAGTTGGCGCACTGCCACCGCGACCTGGGGCAGGCCGAGGCGGCGGCGCGCTGCGCCCAGGAGTCCCTGGCCGGGCATCCGCCGGGCCGTGCGCGCCGGCGTGCGATCGGCTATGTGCTCCTCGCCACCGCGCAGGTGCAGCGACGCGAGATCGAGCAGGCCTGCAACACCGGTATGAAAGCGGTCGAGTTGCTGGAGACGCTCCGCTCCAACCGGGGCGCGGAGTACCTCGACGACCTCCAGCAGCGGCTGGCACCGTTCCGCGACGAGTCGGTGGTGAGGGAGTTCGGAGCGCGGCTGGATCTGCAGACCGCGGCGTGAGCCGTGGCGTGCACGCGGGGGCGCCGCCGCGTGCACGTGCGGGAAAGGACGAGGTCCCGCGCGGGAGGCGACGAACACGGTGCGCGGCGCTGCGGATCTGTCACGGACGGCACCGGCGATCCCGGTGGGAGGGAGATCACGTTCTTGAGCTGCGTGGCACGGGGTTCCGGGGACCCGGTAGCGTGAACCGACGATTCCGAAGGTCCCCCATTCGTAGGAGTCCCGGTGACGCAGAGTGGACAGGGCGAGGAGCCCTCGGCGCAGCCCGCGCGCGAAGGCATCGTGCTGCCCTCCGACGGCGGGGAACCCCTGCTGCCGGGAACGACGCCGGACGTGCGGCGCCAGCCGGCCCGGCCGCAACCACAGCCGGGCACCGCGTCGGAGCCCTACCCCGGCGGGTACGACGGCGGCCCGTACGGACAGCAGCAGTACGGGCAGCAGCAGTACGGGCAGCCGGCGGGGCAGCAGCCTGAGGGGCAGCAGCCGTACGCGCAGCCCGACGGGCAGCAGTCCTACGGTCCGCGGGACCACGGACAGCAGCCGGAGTACGGACAGCAGCCCGGGTACGGGCAGCCGGCGCCGGCCGGTGGACAGACCTGGGGGCAGCCCATGGGTGCGGACCGGCAGTCGCCGGCCCCGCAGCAGCCGGACCAGAGCTGGCCGCTGCCCCCGGACCAGGCACCTCCGCAGCACCAGCCCCGGCAGCAGAACCAGTGGGGCGGCCCGCAGCACGATCCGTGGGACGGGGGCCGGCAGGCGGGAGCCGGGCCGCTCCCGCCCGAGGGCGCACCGGCCCCGGCCGCCCCGGCGTACGGCCAGGGCAGACCGGGCACGCCCCTGCCGCCGGTCGCGACCCCGTTCGCCCCCGCCGACGAGGGCGCCACGCAGTACATACCGCCGGTCCCGGCAGCGCCCGCCGACGAGGGCGCGACGCAGTACCTGCCGCCGATACCGGCGGCCCCCGCCGACGAGGGCGCGACGCAGTACCTGCCGCCCGTCGTGCCGGGCGGGCTGCCGCCCGAGGCTCCGGCCGAGTCGACCCACTACCTGGGCCGCACGCCGCAGACCCCGGGCCCCCGGCAGACGCAGGGCACCCCCGGCCCGATGCCGGGCGGGCATCCCGACGCCGAGGCCACGCAGTACATCCCGCCGGTCGCCGCACAGACCGGCGGCGACCGGCAGCAGCCGCCCGCCGGGTTCGAGAGCCTCTTCCGCGACGAGCCCGCCGGGGACGGCCCGGCCGGCTCGACCCAGCTGCTGCCGCGCTTCGACGAGCCGGACGTCCCCGCACCCGGCGGCCGGCCGGGCCACGGCGGTCCCGCCGCCCGCTCCGCCCGAGCCGGCTACGCCCAGGGCGGCTACGCCCCGCCCGCCTACACCCCGCCCGGCGACCCGTCTGCGAGCGGTCGGCGCGGCGCGCGGGACGACGACGGCGGCCGCGGCCGGGGCGACCGCACCGGTTCGCGGGTGCCGTTGTTCGCGGCGATCGGCGTGGCGCTCGTGGTCGTCGGCGTCGGCGCGGGCGCGATGCTCGGCGGCGGGGGATCGGACAAGGGCGACGACAACAAGACGGTGGCGGCGTCGGCGCCGGTGACCGGGCAGTCCGGGTCGGCGTCCTCGGACGGGGGCCGGGAACAGGCCGCGGAACTGGACAAGCTGCTGGCGGACAGCGGCAGCAGCCGGGCCAGCGTGATCAGCGCCGTCGCCGACGTCAAGGCGTGCGGCGACCTCGCCCGGGCGGCCACGGATCTGCGGGACGCGGCGAGGCAGCGCACCGGCCTGGTCACCCGCCTGTCGGGGCTGAAGGTCGACCGGCTCCCGGACCACACCGCGCTGACCACCGCGCTCACCAAGGCGTGGCAGGCGTCCGCGTCCGCCGACGACCACTACGCGGCCTGGGCCGACCAGGTAGCCGGCGACAAGAAGAAGAACTGCAAGAGGGGATCGGCCCGCACCACCGGCGAGACCCAGGCCGGCAACCGCGCGAGCGGCACGGCGAGCGGCCAGAAGGCGCGGGCCGCGAAGCTGTGGAACGCGATCGCCCGGAAGTACGGGCTGACCGAGCGCCAGCCCACCCAGCTGTAGCGGCGCGGGCCGCCCCGCTACGCACGTCACCCGACACGGACCCGGCGGCGGTCGTCGGCCCCGACCGGCGGTGGCCGGCGCCGGCCGACCGGCGTGCGTCGGCCGACCGGTCTGCGTGTCAGTCGACGTCCGCCTTCTCCAGGGTCCCCGTCACGTCGACGAAGCCCCCCTCGGCGGCCACCAGGCGGCCTTTGCGCACGGTCTGGAGGGTGACGTCGGCGTTGACCAGGCGGGGGAAGCCGATGGAGGCGAGGCGGTCGGTGAACCGCCAGCGCAGGGGCGGTGTGAGTCCGCCCGTGTCGATCTGCAGTCCGCCGTCCAGCGCGTGCCGCACGGTGTCGGCGGTCACCGCGCCGCCGTCCAGCGACTCCACGGCCTGCCGGAGCACGTTGTAGGCGATCCAGGTGGTCTGCACGCCGGTGTCGGCCGGGTCGATGCGGGTGTCGGAGAACGCCTTCTCGCTGATCACCTTCTTCATCGGAGCCCAGGCGGGGTCGCTCGTCACCGGGTACCAGCCGGTGACGTACGCCCCCTCGAAGGGGCCCGAAGCGGCGCCGGCGGCGTTGATCACCGTCTGGTCGACGCTGCCGAGGATGGTGGCGGTGCGCACGCCGGGGTAGTCGTCGCGGCTGCGCCGGAAGGAGTCCATGAAGGTGCCGGTGCGGTCCCCGAGCGCGGTCACCACGCACCCCTGGCCCTTCCTCGACCGGCCCTCGCCCTTGGTCGCCGTCCTCAGGGCGTCCTCGGCCTGGGTCGTGTACTCGGTGGCGTCCTCCGGGGCCGGCTGGTCCGCGGACGCGCCGTGGCCGCCCGCCGTCAGACCGGCGTCGAGCATCACGGGCAGGGAGTCGCCCGCGATGGTGTCGGGGCGGACGAGGGAGACCCGGCCGCACTGCGGGGCCAGTTCCCTGCCGAGGCCGGCCAGGAGGCTGGGCCGGCCTCCGTTGACGGGGTAGGACAGCGGGCTGGTGAACTCGGCGTTCGTCACGCCGAAGCCCCCGATGTACGGGATGCCGGCGCCCTCCAGATGAGGGAAGAACGCGTCGGAGTGCTGGCTGTAGGAGCCGACGACGGCGACCGCGCCCTCCTTGACCGCCCGCCGGGCGCACTGCGCGGCGGCGACGGTGTCGTCGCGGTCGTTGCAGGTCAGCACCTTCAGGTCACGGCCGCCGAGGCCGCCGGTCGCGTTGAGCCAGCGGGCGTAGGCGCGGGCGAAGGCGGGCATTCCGGGTTTGTTGGTCGCGGACGTCCCTTCGGGGGCCCAGGTCATCACGACGATCGGGCCGTCCCCGGAGCCCCCCGCGGCGCCGGGCACCACCCCGCAGGCGACGGCGAGCGACGCGCAGGCGGCGAGGGCCCCCGCGGAGAGGGCACTCGCCCTGACGGACCTGGAGAAACGGAACGATCGAGGGAGGAAGGTGCTTCGCGTGGACGTGCGTCGCCTGCCGGTCATGGACACGCACGATTCCGTCACATGGCCAACCTCGGAGTGACCCTTGTTCAACGCTGGGTGACCGGAAGGTGAATTGCGGGGGTCCGTGCCGCCCGCGAGGCGCGGAAACGTACGATCGGTGACCGTGCAAGGTTCGGAGAACTCTTCCCGTCGCGGCCGTCGCTCCCCCACCATGGGCGGCATGCCACTCAACGACATGCCGTGGTGGCGCTGGCGCAGCAATGTGCGCTCCGCGCTGCACATGCTCTCCGATCCCGCGTTCCAGCGGAACGTCTGGCTGGCCGGCGTCGAGGGATACGGGGACGTCACCGACGCCGTGTACCGCCTCGTCGAGGACACCTGGCTCGACAACTGGTCCGCCGAGAAGTACGTCGGCACGATCTTCCGCGACTCGCAGGAGGCGGCTCTCGTCGACACCGCCGTGCTGCGGGTGCTGAGGATCATGCACCAGGTCGGTCCGGACGCCCCGGTCTCCGCGTACGTCGACAACCAGGGCTGGCCGGACGCCGTGCGGGCGGCGCGGGACGCCCACGTGCGGATGGCGGCGAGCGACGGGGACGACCCGGACGCGCCGCCCCGCACCCTCGAGGTGCTCCGGATCATGACGCGGGCGGCGTAGACCGCGGCGGTGGGCGCGGCCGGCGTGTTCCGGCCTCCGGGACGATTGCCACGGGCGGCAGGCGGTGTGCGACCCTGTCGGGCATGAACGCGCAGTCCGCCCGAGCCGCGGCGACCCCCGCCGACCAGTACGTCCTCACCCTGTCGTGCCCCGACAAAAAGGGCATCGTGCACGCCGTGTCGAGCTACCTCTTCATGACCGGCTGCAACATCGAGGACAGCCAGCAGTTCGGCGACCACGACACGGGTCTGTTCTTCATGCGCGTCCACTTCTCGGCCGAACCCCCGGTGACGGTGGACAAGCTGCGGGCCAGCTTCGCGGCGATCGGCGACTCGTTCCACATGGACTGGCAGATCAACCGGGCCGACGAGAAGATGCGCGTCGTCCTCATGGTCAGCAAGTTCGGGCACTGTCTGAACGACCTGCTGTTCCGCGCGAGCATCGGCGCGCTGCCGGTGGAGATCGCGGCCGTGGTGTCCAACCACACCGACTTCGCCGAGCTGGTGGCCTCGTACGACATTCCCTTCCGCCACATCCCGGTGACGAAGGAGAACAAGGCGCAGGCCGAGGCGCAGCTGCTGGAGCTGGTCCGGGAGCGGGACGTCGAACTGGTCGTCCTGGCGCGCTACATGCAGGTCCTCTCCGACGACCTGTGCAAGCAGCTCAGCGGCCGGATCATCAACATCCACCACTCGTTCCTGCCGAGCTTCAAGGGCGCGAAGCCGTACCACCAGGCGCACGCGCGGGGTGTGAAGCTGATCGGGGCGACGGCGCACTACGTGACCGCCGATCTCGACGAGGGGCCGATCATCGAGCAGGAGGTCGAGCGGGTCGGGCACGGCGTCACGCCCGACCAGCTGGTCGCGATCGGCCGGGACGTGGAGTGCCAGGCGCTGGCGCGAGCCGTCAAGTGGCACGCGGAGCGCCGGATCCTGCTCAACGGGCGGCGGACGGTCGTCTTCCCCTGAGGTCCTGTCGGGCCGGGGAAGGTGCCGTGGGGGCGGATCCCGGCCGCGGCGGGGAGCGGCCCCCGGGCTCGGCCCCGTCCTCGGCGGAGCGTGTCCGTCGCAGGCTCGCCGCGCCTACATCCGGCTGAGACCGGCCGCCGCGAACAGCACGTCCCTGATCGCGTCCCGGTCGCCGACCTGGCCCGCGGCCGCCTCCTCCGGAGACACGTGACCGGCGGCCAGCCGGCAGAACTCCACGTCGTCCATGGCGACATGGGCCACCTCGTCGTCGGCGGGGC includes:
- the purU gene encoding formyltetrahydrofolate deformylase, with the translated sequence MNAQSARAAATPADQYVLTLSCPDKKGIVHAVSSYLFMTGCNIEDSQQFGDHDTGLFFMRVHFSAEPPVTVDKLRASFAAIGDSFHMDWQINRADEKMRVVLMVSKFGHCLNDLLFRASIGALPVEIAAVVSNHTDFAELVASYDIPFRHIPVTKENKAQAEAQLLELVRERDVELVVLARYMQVLSDDLCKQLSGRIINIHHSFLPSFKGAKPYHQAHARGVKLIGATAHYVTADLDEGPIIEQEVERVGHGVTPDQLVAIGRDVECQALARAVKWHAERRILLNGRRTVVFP
- a CDS encoding alpha/beta fold hydrolase; protein product: MARRIDVTGAGGVRLAAWEFGDPPKGIPSQSTGGREERAESEQASGVLLLHGLMGRASHWASTARWLSERHRAVALDQRGHGQSEKPPQAAFTREAYVEDAEAALEQLGLAPAVLVGHAMGALTGWQLAAKRPDLVRGLVVCDMRASALGAASQREWGDWFNSWPVPFATLADVRKWFGEDDPWVERPNPSRGEFYAEVMQESSDGWRPVFEPEQMLKSRETWVYDAHWEELTQVRCPVLVVRGLDGELGRAEAQEMVRVLPRGEYAEVPDAGHLVHYDQPEGWRAAIEPFLDAVLAESA
- a CDS encoding ABC transporter ATP-binding protein, producing the protein MTSVRVRNLWKRFGQQVAVAGIDLDLPSGKFIGLVGPNGAGKTTTLSMVTGLLRPDQGSVEIVGHDVWRDPVEVKARIGVLPEGLRLFERLSGRELLGYSGRLRGLPGAEVDKRAAQLLDVLDLAGAQHKLVVDYSTGMRKKIGLAAALLHNPEVLFLDEPFEGVDPVSAQIIRGVLERYTASGATVVFSSHVMELVESLCDWVAVMAAGRIRAHGTLEEVRGSAPSLQRAFLELVGAQGRDTGSDLDWLGGGAGR
- a CDS encoding transporter, which gives rise to MKLSLLRNGLRQSGGRRAAYVASAVVTLLFAALQLLGLIALRGHDHAVSLVVLLVAVLGLGWAVMPLFFPSGDETLDPTRLVMLPLRPRPLVRALLAASLVGIGPLFTLLLLVGSAISVAHGAAAWAVGVLAVALALLVCVAFARAVAAANIRLLSSRKGRDLAVLSGLVIAIGAQAVNFGAQRLGTSGLGQLEPVGDVLRWLPPASALGAVDSVSEGAYGVAAAQLAVSVAALVLLVAGWSRSLTRLMTAPDGSTLQAAEPAARERRNSAGLVRLLPGGRTGTVMERTLRYIWRDPKTKAAWVTSLAIGLIVPVFNALQGTGSIYFACFAAGMLGIQMYNQFGQDTSAFWMVAMTISSRRDAYDELRARALALLTITLPYATLVTVLTTAMLGDWPKLPEALGLSFALLGAMLATGAWTSARFPYSIPQEGHKNVAPGQAGLAWIAIFGGMVSAALLCAPVIAVTIWLHVTEGGDAWTWLLLPGGTVYGTAVTLLGLRLAAPRTASRLPEILTAVSKG
- a CDS encoding ABC transporter substrate-binding protein, with translation MTGRRRTSTRSTFLPRSFRFSRSVRASALSAGALAACASLAVACGVVPGAAGGSGDGPIVVMTWAPEGTSATNKPGMPAFARAYARWLNATGGLGGRDLKVLTCNDRDDTVAAAQCARRAVKEGAVAVVGSYSQHSDAFFPHLEGAGIPYIGGFGVTNAEFTSPLSYPVNGGRPSLLAGLGRELAPQCGRVSLVRPDTIAGDSLPVMLDAGLTAGGHGASADQPAPEDATEYTTQAEDALRTATKGEGRSRKGQGCVVTALGDRTGTFMDSFRRSRDDYPGVRTATILGSVDQTVINAAGAASGPFEGAYVTGWYPVTSDPAWAPMKKVISEKAFSDTRIDPADTGVQTTWIAYNVLRQAVESLDGGAVTADTVRHALDGGLQIDTGGLTPPLRWRFTDRLASIGFPRLVNADVTLQTVRKGRLVAAEGGFVDVTGTLEKADVD
- a CDS encoding transcriptional regulator, which codes for MAARPLVARQPNERLQALIQEAGCSNAGLARRVNMCGAEHGLDLRYDKTSVARWLRGQQPRGRAPAIIAEALGRKLGRTVTIDEIGMANGKNLASGVGLQFSPTVLGAIEQVCELWRSDVGRRDFLSGSSVAASALVEPSRDWLISSPDAQVARSAGPRVGLSDVAAVKAMTQALVDLDHQYGSGHVRPVVVHYLNSVVSGLLAGSYREAVGRELFAAVARLTELAGYMAVDTGQPGLAQRYYIQALRLAQAADDRGYGGYVLAASMSHLAAQLGNPREIAQLARAAQEGARGRVTPRAEAMFLAAEARGHALLGDARSTQTAAGRAVSALDAADPSAGDDPAWIAHFDEAYLADELAHCHRDLGQAEAAARCAQESLAGHPPGRARRRAIGYVLLATAQVQRREIEQACNTGMKAVELLETLRSNRGAEYLDDLQQRLAPFRDESVVREFGARLDLQTAA
- a CDS encoding bifunctional DNA primase/polymerase: MFIVEETMADADATQIPKQRGESLLEAAVRYAEERHWDVFPGTWLEAVGGMQRCSCGEAACEVPGAHPARPDWATQATGSATVARRMWQQQPTASILLPTGRTFDAISVPETAGFLALARMERMELTLGPVTLTPDRRMRFFVLPGASAKVPDLVRKLGWSPAALDLVTLGEGMYVAAPPTRFGSRGAVQWACRPTAANRWLPDAEELISPLAYACGRDR